A single genomic interval of Sebastes umbrosus isolate fSebUmb1 chromosome 11, fSebUmb1.pri, whole genome shotgun sequence harbors:
- the apoa2 gene encoding apolipoprotein A-II, whose amino-acid sequence MNAKYALALILSLQVSMSLCELPTPSAELDAKVQGLQAVLFKRFLNGWTKMQAAIAPMVEDSARGAEAKTYVEDIFAKPEVQAIFKVAGGIGEEAGPLVDKARTTVLGLYEQYARAHIGTFLDDRINNIKFALDRILPAE is encoded by the exons atGAATGCAAAATACGCCTTGGCACTGATCCTGTCTCTGCAGG TCTCCATGAGCCTGTGCGAGTTACCCACACCATCGGCTGAACTGGATGCCAAGGTACAGGGATTGCAAGCTGTGTTGTTCAAGAGGTTCCTGAATGGTTGGACCAAAATGCAGGCTGCCATTGCTCCTATGGTGGAGGATTCCGCTAGGGGAGCGGAGGCCAAAACCTATGTTGAAGATATTTTCGCCAAACCAGAGGTCCAAGCCATATTCAAGGTTGCCGG CGGCATTGGCGAGGAGGCAGGTCCCTTGGTGGACAAGGCCCGTACAACAGTGCTGGGTTTGTACGAACAATACGCGCGCGCCCACATCGGCACATTTCTGGACGATCGCATCAACAACATCAAATTTGCCCTGGACAGAATCCTGCCAGCTGAATAA